Proteins encoded together in one Gadus chalcogrammus isolate NIFS_2021 chromosome 18, NIFS_Gcha_1.0, whole genome shotgun sequence window:
- the LOC130371750 gene encoding potassium voltage-gated channel subfamily A member 7-like isoform X1, which produces MENSERGDEGEGPDPGGAARDSEAEKHKQLKEKLNSQEKGEQEITVCQKERSSPGSVWRSGLTLSERLAINVSGMRYETQLRTLAQFPDSLLGDPRRRLPYFDPLRNELFLDRNRSCFDAILYFYQSGGRLRRPANVPLDIFLEEVRFYELGEEVVIRFKADEGFARVVERPLPATRIQRRLWMLFEHPESSSGARIIAIVSVLVIVVSILIFCLETLPEFRNEKEAREEYFYKYHTLPKNISESMPLPSSAFHDPFFLVESMCICWFSFELLMRFASAPSKTLFFKDVMNIIDFSAILPYFVTLCTELAKDNDATPAGSLAIIRVIRLVRVFRIFKLSRHSKGLQILGQTLRASMRELGLLIFFLFIGVIIFSSAIYFAEADYAETTFVSIPHAFWWAVVTMTTVGYGDMTPATMWGKLVGSMCAIAGVLTISLPVPVIVSNFSYFYHRETESEDNTEYNHISPSPWEGEEEELEEPREEEGDYHGMEAICQGNAGEPLANQV; this is translated from the exons ATGGAGAACAGCGAGAGGGGAGATGAAGGCGAGGGTCCGGACCCGGGAGGAGCTGCTAGAGACAGCGAGGCGGAGAAGCACAAGCAGTTGAAGGAGAAGCTCAACAGCCAGGAGAAGGGCGAGCAGGAGATCACAGTGTGCCAGAAGGAGAGGAGCTCTCCTGGCTCTGTGTGGCGCAGTGGCTTGACGCTGAGCGAGAGGTTGGCCATCAACGTGTCGGGGATGCGCTACGAGACCCAGCTACGGACTCTCGCCCAGTTCCCCGACTCGCTGCTGGGAGATCCCCGGCGCCGCCTGCCCTACTTCGACCCGCTCCGCAACGAGCTCTTCCTGGACCGCAACCGCTCCTGCTTCGACGCGATCCTCTACTTCTACCAGTCGGGAGGGCGGCTCCGCCGGCCCGCCAACGTGCCTCTGGACATCTTCCTGGAAGAGGTGAGGTTCTACGAGCTGGGAGAGGAGGTCGTGATCCGGTTCAAGGCGGACGAGGGCTTCGCCCGGGTGGTTGAGAGGCCCCTGCCCGCCACCCGCATCCAGAGGAGGCTCTGGATGCTGTTTGAGCACCCAGAGTCGTCCTCGGGGGCGCGCATCATTGCCATCGTTAGCGTGCTGGTGATTGTGGTGTCCATCCTCATCTTCTGCCTGGAGACGCTGCCGGAATTTAGGAACGAGAAGGAGGCGAGGGAG GAATACTTCTACAAGTACCACACTCTACCAAAGAACATCTCAGAGAGCATGCCCCTGCCCTCGAGCGCGTTCCACGACCCCTTTTTCCTGGTGGAGTCAATGTGCATCTGCTGGTTCTCCTTCGAGCTCCTCATGCGCTTCGCTTCCGCACCCAGCAAGACGCTCTTCTTCAAGGACGTGATGAACATCATCGACTTCAGCGCCATCCTGCCCTACTTTGTCACCCTGTGCACGGAGCTGGCCAAGGACAACGACGCGACGCCCGCGGGCTCGCTGGCCATCATCAGGGTCATCCGTCTGGTGCGGGTCTTCAGGATCTTCAAGCTTTCCCGGCACTCCAAGGGTCTCCAGATCCTTGGCCAGACCCTCCGGGCTAGCATGAGAGAGCTGGGCCTGctcatcttcttcctcttcatcggAGTGATCATTTTCTCCAGCGCCATCTACTTCGCCGAGGCCGACTACGCCGAGACCACCTTCGTCAGCATCCCGCACGCCTTTTGGTGGGCGGTGGTCACCATGACGACCGTGGGCTACGGGGACATGACCCCCGCGACGATGTGGGGCAAGCTGGTGGGCTCAATGTGCGCCATCGCCGGCGTGCTCACCATCTCGCTGCCGGTGCCCGTGATCGTGTCCAACTTCAGCTACTTCTACCACCGCGAGACAGAGTCCGAAGACAACACAGAGTACAACCACATCAGCCCCTCTccatgggagggggaggaggaagagctggaggagcccagggaagaggaaggagactaCCACGGCATGGAGGCCATCTGTCAGGGGAACGCCGGTGAGCCACTAGCAAATCAAGTCTGA
- the LOC130371750 gene encoding potassium voltage-gated channel subfamily A member 6-like isoform X2, producing MENSERGDEGEGPDPGGAARDSEAEKHKQLKEKLNSQEKGEQEITVCQKERSSPGSVWRSGLTLSERLAINVSGMRYETQLRTLAQFPDSLLGDPRRRLPYFDPLRNELFLDRNRSCFDAILYFYQSGGRLRRPANVPLDIFLEEEYFYKYHTLPKNISESMPLPSSAFHDPFFLVESMCICWFSFELLMRFASAPSKTLFFKDVMNIIDFSAILPYFVTLCTELAKDNDATPAGSLAIIRVIRLVRVFRIFKLSRHSKGLQILGQTLRASMRELGLLIFFLFIGVIIFSSAIYFAEADYAETTFVSIPHAFWWAVVTMTTVGYGDMTPATMWGKLVGSMCAIAGVLTISLPVPVIVSNFSYFYHRETESEDNTEYNHISPSPWEGEEEELEEPREEEGDYHGMEAICQGNAGEPLANQV from the exons ATGGAGAACAGCGAGAGGGGAGATGAAGGCGAGGGTCCGGACCCGGGAGGAGCTGCTAGAGACAGCGAGGCGGAGAAGCACAAGCAGTTGAAGGAGAAGCTCAACAGCCAGGAGAAGGGCGAGCAGGAGATCACAGTGTGCCAGAAGGAGAGGAGCTCTCCTGGCTCTGTGTGGCGCAGTGGCTTGACGCTGAGCGAGAGGTTGGCCATCAACGTGTCGGGGATGCGCTACGAGACCCAGCTACGGACTCTCGCCCAGTTCCCCGACTCGCTGCTGGGAGATCCCCGGCGCCGCCTGCCCTACTTCGACCCGCTCCGCAACGAGCTCTTCCTGGACCGCAACCGCTCCTGCTTCGACGCGATCCTCTACTTCTACCAGTCGGGAGGGCGGCTCCGCCGGCCCGCCAACGTGCCTCTGGACATCTTCCTGGAAGAG GAATACTTCTACAAGTACCACACTCTACCAAAGAACATCTCAGAGAGCATGCCCCTGCCCTCGAGCGCGTTCCACGACCCCTTTTTCCTGGTGGAGTCAATGTGCATCTGCTGGTTCTCCTTCGAGCTCCTCATGCGCTTCGCTTCCGCACCCAGCAAGACGCTCTTCTTCAAGGACGTGATGAACATCATCGACTTCAGCGCCATCCTGCCCTACTTTGTCACCCTGTGCACGGAGCTGGCCAAGGACAACGACGCGACGCCCGCGGGCTCGCTGGCCATCATCAGGGTCATCCGTCTGGTGCGGGTCTTCAGGATCTTCAAGCTTTCCCGGCACTCCAAGGGTCTCCAGATCCTTGGCCAGACCCTCCGGGCTAGCATGAGAGAGCTGGGCCTGctcatcttcttcctcttcatcggAGTGATCATTTTCTCCAGCGCCATCTACTTCGCCGAGGCCGACTACGCCGAGACCACCTTCGTCAGCATCCCGCACGCCTTTTGGTGGGCGGTGGTCACCATGACGACCGTGGGCTACGGGGACATGACCCCCGCGACGATGTGGGGCAAGCTGGTGGGCTCAATGTGCGCCATCGCCGGCGTGCTCACCATCTCGCTGCCGGTGCCCGTGATCGTGTCCAACTTCAGCTACTTCTACCACCGCGAGACAGAGTCCGAAGACAACACAGAGTACAACCACATCAGCCCCTCTccatgggagggggaggaggaagagctggaggagcccagggaagaggaaggagactaCCACGGCATGGAGGCCATCTGTCAGGGGAACGCCGGTGAGCCACTAGCAAATCAAGTCTGA
- the fgf21 gene encoding fibroblast growth factor 21, whose product MFTRPSSPLPSTLLLLATLLQLGLSFYVPDSGPLLWLGDQVRERHLYTESHRRGLFLEMSPDGQVTGSAAQTPLSVLELRSVRAGDTVIRARLSSLYLCVDRAGHLTGQRQYTESDCTFREVILEDGYTHFLSVHHRLPISLAPRHSPGRQGLRFSRFLPLRSSLSEERVAEAPQTAQALNLDSEDPLGMGLGSLLSPAFSMDT is encoded by the exons ATGTTCACAcgtccttcctctcctctgccctccaccctcctcctcctcgccaccCTCCTCCAGCTCGGCCTCTCCTTCTACGTCCCCGACTCCGGCCCCCTGCTGTGGCTGGGCGACCAGGTCAGGGAGAGACACCTCTACACAG AGAGCCACCGGAGGGGGCTGTTCCTGGAGATGAGCCCGGACGGTCAGGTGACAGGAAGTGCTGCTCAGACGCCGCTCA GTGTTCTGGAGCTGAGGTCGGTCAGAGCAGGCGATACGGTCATCAGAGcgcgcctctcctctctctacctgtgtGTGGACAGGGCAGGTCACCTGACAGGACAG AGACAGTACACAGAGTCCGACTGCACCTTCAGAGAGGTCATCCTTGAGGACGGCTACACCCACTTCCTGTCCGTGCACCACAGACTTCCTATTTCGCTGGCGCCGAGACACTCCCCAGGGAGACAGGGGCTGCGCTTCAGCAGGTTCCTCCCGCTGAGGAGCAGTCTGTCAGAGGAGAGGGTCGCCGAGGCCCCCCAGACAGCCCAGGCCCTGAACCTGGACTCTGAAGACCCCCTGGGGATGGGTCTGGGTTCGCTCCTCAGCCCGGCCTTCTCCATGGACACCTAA